One Qiania dongpingensis genomic window carries:
- a CDS encoding ABC transporter ATP-binding protein yields the protein MNPNNVWKKNREFYIGVAGTVLEGLFSGSLFMLLYSVMRFLWDGQFDMNRVLVLTGVIAFIFLLRILIYSYGYTKAQIGGAKVSKNIRLFMGDHLKRIPLSRFTQGQTGDYINTITSDVNNYEKILTHKIGDIAKSFALSLMLIVFVMTIYFPAGLILLIADLLLIPGLWLSFRQVAKYGKEKNDICAENVSSIVEYVSGIQTFRAYGVGGLKNKTVIHAMQEFSRISFVYEAKVLPIGAGFGILSWLSCPVVIWTAYGPWAAGTLDTVSYLLICMLPLFCAKLANSIFVDLTSYKNLMISKNKIMAVMKEPEETGSMEPLQAASHEIVFDHVNFSYVPGEPVLKQASFTVPDQKLTAIVGDSGSGKSTILNLIAKYYEVSGGTISIGGRPINHVAAERVLDQISMVDQDVFLFDDTVRENIRHARPDATDAEIEVACREANCDGFIRKMERGYDTPIGENGNLLSGGERQRLSIARAILKNSPILLLDEATASLDIENELAVKQAIANLLKEKKTVVMIAHTLSIVKNADQILVVSDGRITEAGTHEELLAKDGKYAAMWNAEQQLSA from the coding sequence ATGAATCCAAATAACGTATGGAAGAAGAACCGGGAGTTTTATATTGGCGTTGCCGGGACTGTCCTGGAGGGGCTGTTCTCTGGTAGCCTGTTTATGCTGCTTTATTCCGTCATGCGGTTTTTATGGGACGGTCAGTTTGATATGAACCGTGTACTGGTCCTAACAGGTGTTATTGCATTTATCTTTCTGCTCCGTATTTTGATATACAGCTATGGCTATACCAAAGCACAGATCGGCGGCGCAAAAGTCAGTAAAAATATCCGCTTGTTTATGGGCGACCATCTCAAGCGTATCCCGCTTTCCCGGTTTACACAAGGGCAGACAGGCGATTATATCAACACCATTACCAGTGATGTAAATAACTATGAAAAAATTCTGACCCATAAGATCGGGGACATTGCAAAGAGCTTTGCCCTGTCGCTGATGTTGATTGTTTTTGTGATGACGATCTACTTTCCAGCCGGGCTGATCCTCCTGATTGCCGACCTGCTTTTGATCCCCGGATTGTGGCTTTCTTTCCGGCAGGTAGCGAAGTATGGCAAAGAGAAGAACGATATTTGTGCAGAGAATGTCAGCAGCATTGTGGAGTATGTATCCGGTATCCAGACTTTCCGGGCCTATGGCGTTGGCGGTCTGAAAAACAAAACCGTGATCCATGCCATGCAGGAGTTTAGCAGGATCAGCTTTGTGTATGAAGCCAAGGTTCTCCCGATAGGTGCGGGATTTGGTATTTTGAGCTGGCTGTCCTGCCCGGTTGTGATCTGGACGGCCTATGGCCCCTGGGCAGCCGGAACTTTAGATACCGTGTCCTATCTTTTGATTTGTATGCTGCCTTTGTTCTGTGCGAAGCTGGCAAATTCCATTTTTGTAGACCTCACCAGCTATAAGAATCTGATGATCTCGAAAAATAAAATCATGGCTGTGATGAAGGAACCGGAAGAAACCGGCAGCATGGAGCCGCTACAGGCAGCCTCCCATGAGATTGTATTTGACCATGTGAACTTTTCTTATGTTCCCGGGGAACCGGTGTTAAAACAGGCTTCCTTTACTGTGCCGGATCAGAAGCTGACCGCCATTGTGGGGGATTCCGGCTCCGGCAAGTCTACCATCCTGAACCTGATTGCAAAATACTATGAAGTATCTGGCGGCACGATTTCCATAGGAGGCAGACCGATCAATCATGTAGCTGCGGAACGGGTATTAGACCAGATTTCTATGGTGGACCAGGATGTGTTCCTGTTTGATGATACAGTGCGGGAGAATATCCGCCATGCCCGTCCGGATGCTACGGACGCAGAAATTGAAGTGGCCTGCCGAGAGGCAAACTGTGACGGCTTTATCCGCAAGATGGAGAGGGGTTATGATACGCCGATTGGGGAAAATGGAAATCTCCTGTCCGGCGGCGAACGCCAGCGCCTTTCCATAGCACGTGCCATTTTGAAAAACAGCCCGATCCTGCTGCTTGACGAGGCGACGGCCTCCCTAGACATTGAGAATGAATTGGCGGTAAAGCAGGCGATTGCGAACCTACTGAAAGAGAAAAAAACCGTGGTGATGATCGCACATACCCTATCCATCGTAAAAAATGCCGATCAGATTCTGGTGGTTTCCGATGGTCGGATCACCGAAGCTGGTACACACGAAGAATTGTTAGCAAAGGATGGAAAGTACGCTGCCATGTGGAACGCAGAACAGCAGCTTTCCGCCTAA
- a CDS encoding metal-dependent transcriptional regulator encodes MKIHASGEDYLEAVLILQKKQDMVRSIDLARHMGFSKPSISHAVGVLKNGGFLTVDDDGFLHLTVIGREIAEKIYERHLFFMEQFIAAGVDQETAEQDACRIEHAISDTSFRKLKEKVQGTD; translated from the coding sequence ATGAAGATTCATGCGTCCGGGGAGGATTATCTGGAGGCTGTGCTGATACTCCAAAAGAAGCAAGACATGGTCCGCTCCATTGACCTTGCCCGGCACATGGGCTTTAGCAAACCGAGTATCAGCCATGCGGTAGGCGTTTTGAAAAATGGAGGTTTTCTGACCGTGGATGATGATGGGTTCCTTCATCTGACCGTCATAGGTCGGGAGATTGCCGAGAAAATCTATGAACGCCATTTGTTTTTTATGGAGCAGTTTATCGCTGCTGGCGTCGATCAGGAAACAGCGGAACAAGACGCCTGCCGGATTGAACACGCCATCAGTGATACATCTTTCCGAAAGCTGAAGGAGAAAGTACAAGGAACCGATTAG
- a CDS encoding tyrosine-type recombinase/integrase: MAKKKQSVPEYGTVTRKGTLYYRTRITDADGKQVSLYATTCEELYEKQLEARRQVDEIIFHRKHPTVAEYCEKWLLMQSAKVSTATIKGYRQNMKNYVISSLGDMYMEEVTADDIRLTLVPLSQKSKGLYDTVNMLIKCVFYSAERSQLIADNPCVGISAKGGKASKKKDALTDQQVVVLLDTVKELPPYLFIMIGLYSGLRREEILALQWDCVFLDESTPYISVRRAWRAEHNRPVISTVLKTKAAKRDIPIPKCLVDCLREAKANSISEYVIADSEGQPLSYSQFTRVWQYVVVRSAKERTYYKYVNGQSIKYTVKPTLGTTQRNNPKIRYTLNFDVTPHLLRHTYITNLLYAGVDPKTVQYLAGHENSKTTMDIYARVKYNKPEELFEVVNDALNQENFDEKSPISMVKE; the protein is encoded by the coding sequence ATGGCTAAGAAAAAACAAAGCGTTCCAGAGTACGGAACGGTTACAAGAAAAGGAACACTGTATTACAGAACCAGAATTACAGATGCCGATGGAAAGCAGGTCAGCTTATATGCGACCACCTGTGAAGAATTATATGAAAAGCAGTTGGAGGCCCGGAGACAGGTGGATGAGATCATCTTTCACCGAAAGCATCCAACGGTTGCCGAGTATTGTGAGAAATGGCTGCTGATGCAGTCAGCAAAGGTGTCTACGGCTACTATAAAAGGATACAGACAGAATATGAAGAATTATGTCATTAGCTCTCTGGGAGATATGTATATGGAGGAAGTGACTGCGGATGATATTCGTCTGACGCTTGTTCCGCTGTCTCAAAAATCGAAAGGACTGTATGATACGGTAAATATGCTGATTAAGTGTGTGTTTTATTCGGCAGAGCGCAGTCAGCTGATAGCCGATAATCCATGTGTGGGAATTTCAGCAAAGGGCGGAAAAGCATCGAAAAAGAAAGATGCCTTAACAGATCAACAGGTTGTGGTTCTGTTGGATACGGTGAAAGAGCTTCCGCCATATCTTTTTATTATGATTGGTTTGTATTCCGGCTTGCGTCGGGAAGAAATTCTTGCATTGCAATGGGATTGTGTATTCCTGGATGAATCCACACCATACATTTCCGTGAGACGTGCATGGCGCGCGGAGCATAACAGGCCGGTGATTTCTACCGTTCTAAAGACAAAAGCAGCTAAAAGGGACATTCCCATTCCGAAGTGCCTGGTGGACTGCCTGCGGGAAGCAAAAGCCAATTCCATATCGGAGTATGTGATTGCGGACAGTGAGGGACAGCCGCTTTCCTATTCTCAGTTTACGAGAGTTTGGCAGTATGTAGTTGTTCGTTCTGCGAAAGAGAGAACTTACTATAAATATGTGAATGGACAGAGCATCAAATATACCGTCAAGCCGACATTAGGAACAACGCAGAGGAACAATCCCAAGATTCGCTATACCCTGAATTTCGATGTAACACCGCACTTGTTGCGGCATACCTACATCACGAATCTGCTCTATGCGGGCGTTGACCCTAAGACAGTTCAGTACCTGGCAGGGCATGAGAATAGTAAGACAACTATGGACATTTACGCGAGGGTCAAGTATAATAAACCAGAGGAACTTTTCGAGGTAGTGAATGATGCTTTGAACCAGGAGAATTTCGATGAAAAATCACCGATTTCCATGGTTAAGGAATAG
- a CDS encoding sigma-70 family RNA polymerase sigma factor: protein MKKINLRELYPDVYTTDFFVDVTEEVMETIRAAERAEAAYERKMYRYKAQYSLDCENGIENAVLLKPKTPEMLLEEKQLQEQVYSAVMNLPEKQAKRIYARYYLGMTVNEIAGVEGVDPSRVRDSIRRGLKQLGKYF from the coding sequence ATGAAGAAAATTAACCTTCGGGAACTTTATCCTGATGTTTATACAACAGACTTTTTTGTAGATGTGACAGAGGAAGTAATGGAGACTATTCGAGCAGCTGAACGTGCGGAGGCTGCGTATGAGCGAAAGATGTATCGTTATAAAGCACAGTATTCTCTGGATTGCGAGAATGGCATTGAAAATGCGGTGCTGTTGAAGCCGAAAACACCGGAGATGCTTCTGGAGGAAAAGCAGCTTCAGGAGCAGGTCTATTCTGCTGTGATGAATTTACCGGAAAAACAGGCAAAGAGGATTTATGCCCGATATTACCTGGGAATGACGGTAAATGAAATTGCCGGGGTAGAAGGTGTAGATCCAAGCCGTGTTCGAGACAGTATCCGCCGTGGCTTAAAGCAGCTCGGAAAATATTTTTGA
- a CDS encoding tyrosine-type recombinase/integrase: MAKRKRAIPQYGTVTLNGIDYYRTRVQNADGKLVALYARTPEELYDKELGALEQIDNDTFCRKSPTVADYCEKWLLMQSVHVRATTLIDYTSKVRRHIIKELGQMRMADVTLDDIQLALVPVSEKSASVYKSVVILYKSIFRAAKESKIIDNNPTTYLTAKGGGVPQKDKAALTDEQAARLLDAIQGLPPYVFVMLGLYAGLRREEILALKWDSVYLDVDCPYLTVRRAWHTENNRPVILDELKTKAAHRNIPLPVCLADCLKETKANSQSEYVVPNRDGDPLSYTQFKRLWQYIVTRTVKERFYYRYEDGKRVKHTVTPVLGEKAAHNGKVIYSLDFEVTPHQLRHTYITNLIHSSVDPKTVQYLAGHESSKITMDIYAKVKYNRPDELVRTMGGAFAQWDAAQA, translated from the coding sequence TTGGCAAAAAGAAAAAGAGCAATTCCACAATACGGTACAGTTACGCTTAACGGCATAGATTATTATAGAACGCGGGTTCAGAACGCAGATGGAAAACTGGTGGCCCTTTATGCGAGAACACCGGAAGAATTATATGATAAAGAGTTGGGAGCATTAGAGCAGATCGACAACGATACATTCTGTCGGAAATCCCCGACGGTTGCAGACTACTGTGAAAAATGGCTTTTGATGCAGTCGGTTCATGTGAGGGCAACCACACTGATAGATTATACCTCAAAGGTCAGACGGCACATTATAAAAGAACTGGGACAGATGCGGATGGCAGATGTGACACTGGATGACATTCAGCTTGCACTTGTTCCTGTTTCCGAGAAGTCCGCTTCGGTATATAAGTCAGTGGTTATCCTGTATAAATCCATTTTCCGTGCAGCAAAGGAAAGTAAGATTATTGATAACAACCCAACGACTTACCTTACAGCCAAAGGTGGAGGCGTTCCGCAGAAGGACAAAGCTGCATTGACGGATGAACAGGCCGCCAGACTGCTGGATGCCATTCAGGGACTTCCGCCGTATGTATTTGTCATGTTAGGGCTGTATGCAGGATTGCGGCGAGAAGAAATTCTTGCCCTAAAATGGGATTCTGTATATCTGGATGTGGATTGCCCTTATTTAACGGTACGCAGGGCATGGCACACGGAAAATAACAGACCGGTGATTCTGGATGAGCTGAAAACGAAAGCCGCGCATCGAAATATTCCGTTGCCAGTTTGCCTGGCGGACTGTCTGAAAGAGACAAAAGCTAATTCACAGTCAGAATATGTGGTGCCGAACCGGGATGGTGATCCGTTGTCCTATACACAGTTCAAGCGGCTCTGGCAGTACATTGTAACCCGAACAGTCAAGGAGCGTTTCTATTATCGCTACGAGGATGGAAAGCGTGTAAAGCACACGGTTACGCCAGTCCTCGGTGAAAAGGCAGCGCATAACGGCAAAGTGATTTACAGTTTGGATTTTGAAGTGACACCGCATCAGCTGCGGCATACATACATTACGAATCTGATTCATTCGTCCGTGGACCCGAAAACGGTTCAATACCTGGCGGGGCATGAGAGTAGTAAAATTACGATGGATATTTACGCAAAGGTTAAATACAACAGACCGGATGAGCTGGTAAGAACAATGGGTGGTGCATTTGCCCAGTGGGATGCAGCACAGGCATAA
- a CDS encoding helix-turn-helix domain-containing protein, whose protein sequence is MEKLITRKEAAEILGISIATLDAARNNGLISYVQYVQNGCVYFTSAGLQEYIAKCTHRAKPAEKNATYRKPRRAGV, encoded by the coding sequence ATGGAAAAACTTATTACACGAAAAGAAGCAGCAGAAATTTTAGGTATCAGTATTGCAACGCTGGACGCGGCCCGTAACAATGGTCTTATTTCTTATGTGCAATATGTGCAGAATGGCTGTGTGTACTTTACCTCGGCGGGCCTTCAGGAGTATATCGCAAAATGCACCCACAGAGCAAAGCCAGCAGAAAAGAACGCAACATATCGTAAACCTCGCAGAGCTGGAGTGTGA
- a CDS encoding ABC transporter ATP-binding protein translates to MKQKKENRIALLLQWAGEQKIWLLLAILLAMASGLCIIVPYIGIYRLMDAAFQHICTKELVVQTVMMISVSVALRFVLFGCSGVAAHKGAYGALFKVRCMVAEHLAKVPLGTLNERRTGDIKTVLNEDIEKLELFLAHNLPDLVCYMVGPVAIFIYLMTVNIPLALVSLVPLILAVVVMGVMFRNTDGLMDRANRSITTLNSVMIEYISGMKLIKAYNMGSKSFQKFSGAIQEENAMWNETSRRMGPPYATFVVLIECGMLLMVPLGGMFFLKGSLAASAFLLFVYVGSMYLTEIRPLQELGTNFANVLGAITKTKEILDVPVYEGGMGFPENHDIELKNVRFSYDGKTDVLQGVNLKIRDGERMALVGQSGAGKSTVIELISRFYDVQEGEVLIGGINVNELNYDTILKNIAIVFQKTFLTRDSVLENIRMGSDASLEEVRAAAREAQIDDFIMSLPDGYDTKVGSFGSRFSGGEKQRIAIARAILKNAPILILDEATSASDPENQMEIDKAIQNLCKGRTVIVVAHRLSALKMCDRVAVVENHTITSVGTHEEVRKENAYYRKAWEDYETARGITYQLEGGGQNESK, encoded by the coding sequence ATGAAACAGAAAAAAGAAAACAGGATTGCACTGCTGCTTCAATGGGCCGGTGAGCAAAAAATCTGGCTGCTGCTGGCAATCCTGCTGGCCATGGCAAGCGGCCTGTGTATCATTGTCCCGTATATCGGGATTTATCGCCTGATGGATGCCGCTTTCCAGCATATCTGCACAAAAGAGCTTGTCGTACAGACGGTAATGATGATCTCCGTTTCTGTGGCCCTGCGCTTTGTTTTATTCGGGTGTTCCGGTGTGGCGGCCCATAAAGGTGCTTACGGTGCTTTGTTCAAGGTGCGCTGCATGGTGGCGGAACATCTGGCAAAAGTCCCCCTTGGTACATTGAATGAGCGGCGGACCGGGGATATTAAAACGGTTCTGAATGAAGATATTGAAAAGCTGGAGTTGTTTTTAGCCCATAACCTTCCAGACCTTGTGTGCTATATGGTAGGGCCGGTAGCAATTTTCATTTATTTGATGACAGTAAATATCCCATTGGCACTGGTTTCCCTGGTGCCGTTGATTTTGGCCGTTGTGGTAATGGGGGTTATGTTTCGGAATACGGACGGTTTGATGGACCGGGCGAACCGATCCATTACAACGCTCAATTCCGTTATGATCGAGTATATCAGCGGCATGAAACTGATTAAAGCGTACAACATGGGGAGCAAATCGTTCCAGAAATTTTCCGGTGCGATCCAGGAAGAGAATGCCATGTGGAATGAAACCTCCCGGAGAATGGGGCCTCCTTATGCAACCTTTGTGGTTCTGATTGAATGTGGGATGCTGCTGATGGTTCCCCTGGGCGGGATGTTCTTTCTGAAAGGCTCCCTGGCGGCCAGTGCATTTTTGCTGTTCGTCTATGTCGGCTCCATGTATCTGACGGAGATCCGGCCTTTACAGGAATTGGGGACAAACTTTGCGAATGTCCTGGGCGCCATTACCAAAACGAAAGAAATATTGGACGTTCCTGTTTATGAAGGTGGAATGGGCTTCCCGGAAAACCATGATATTGAGCTTAAGAATGTACGTTTTTCCTACGATGGGAAAACGGATGTCCTGCAAGGCGTCAACCTCAAGATCAGGGATGGGGAACGCATGGCACTTGTGGGACAGTCCGGCGCGGGCAAGAGTACCGTGATTGAACTGATCTCCCGGTTTTATGATGTGCAGGAGGGGGAGGTGCTGATCGGCGGGATCAACGTGAATGAACTGAACTACGATACCATCCTGAAGAATATTGCCATTGTATTTCAAAAGACATTCCTTACCCGTGACAGTGTACTGGAAAATATCCGCATGGGTTCAGACGCCAGCCTGGAGGAAGTACGGGCTGCCGCCAGGGAGGCGCAGATTGATGACTTCATCATGTCGCTGCCGGATGGTTATGACACAAAGGTAGGCAGCTTCGGCTCCCGTTTCTCCGGTGGGGAAAAACAGCGGATTGCTATTGCAAGGGCGATCTTGAAAAATGCTCCCATCCTGATTCTGGACGAAGCGACAAGCGCCTCTGACCCGGAAAATCAGATGGAAATTGATAAGGCCATTCAGAACCTCTGCAAAGGCAGGACGGTCATTGTGGTAGCGCACAGGCTGAGCGCCTTGAAAATGTGCGACCGTGTGGCGGTGGTAGAGAATCATACGATCACCAGCGTCGGTACCCATGAGGAAGTGCGGAAAGAGAACGCTTATTATCGGAAAGCATGGGAGGACTACGAAACAGCGAGGGGAATTACTTATCAACTGGAAGGAGGCGGGCAGAATGAATCCAAATAA
- a CDS encoding ABC transporter ATP-binding protein — protein sequence MIEFENVSFSYEGQEHGGLHGISLKIADGECVLFCGRSGCGKTTVTRLVNGLIPQFYQGELQGRVLVDGQEISNLPMYQIAAKVGSVFQNPRTQFFNVDTDSEIAFGIENEARPVKELEERVEQTTKDLHIEKLRNRNIFELSGGEKQKIAFASVYAMNPEIYLLDEPSSNLDMASIQELKEHLRLIKSQGKTILIAEHRLYYLMELADRIVYLEDGEIARIFTPEEFLRLPETEREHMGLRAVDLARVLPPASHPPISSPTLALHDVTLRYKKRTILHQIALSAAKGEVIGVVGHNGAGKTTFSRALCGLHKDCEGAFLWDDQPMEHKARLKRSYMVMQDVNYELFAESVGAECSFGIRNPDQDLVEETMKELGLTAYRERHPNTLSGGQKQRVAVAVSMICGKDLLVFDEPTSGLDFDSMAQVAGLIKRLSEQGKIIFIVTHDFEFVCRTCSRVLHFDEGEMPDDIPVVMDSLQKLRELFSVSERKEM from the coding sequence GTGATTGAATTTGAAAATGTATCATTTTCTTATGAGGGACAGGAGCATGGTGGTCTGCATGGAATCAGCCTGAAAATTGCAGACGGGGAATGTGTCTTGTTCTGTGGCCGTAGCGGGTGTGGAAAAACAACGGTCACAAGGTTGGTAAACGGCCTGATTCCACAATTTTACCAGGGAGAACTTCAAGGGCGTGTGCTGGTGGACGGACAGGAAATCAGCAACCTGCCCATGTATCAGATCGCCGCAAAGGTGGGCTCCGTCTTTCAGAATCCCCGGACGCAGTTTTTCAATGTGGATACGGACAGTGAGATTGCGTTTGGAATTGAAAATGAAGCCAGGCCGGTAAAGGAACTGGAGGAACGGGTAGAACAGACAACAAAAGATTTGCATATTGAAAAGCTACGGAACCGCAATATTTTTGAATTGTCTGGTGGGGAGAAACAGAAAATCGCGTTTGCGTCTGTCTATGCCATGAACCCGGAAATCTATCTGCTGGACGAACCATCCTCGAATCTGGACATGGCTTCCATCCAGGAATTGAAAGAACATCTGCGGCTGATAAAAAGCCAGGGGAAAACCATTTTGATTGCGGAGCACAGACTCTATTATCTGATGGAGCTGGCAGATCGCATTGTTTATCTGGAAGATGGAGAAATAGCAAGGATTTTCACGCCGGAGGAATTTCTCCGGCTGCCCGAAACCGAACGGGAACACATGGGGCTGCGGGCGGTTGATCTGGCAAGGGTGCTCCCTCCGGCCAGTCATCCGCCTATTTCCTCTCCCACATTAGCACTCCATGATGTTACTCTGCGCTATAAAAAACGGACGATTCTACACCAGATTGCTCTTTCTGCGGCAAAGGGGGAAGTCATTGGGGTGGTCGGTCATAATGGAGCCGGAAAGACCACGTTTTCTCGCGCCCTGTGTGGGCTTCATAAAGACTGTGAAGGCGCGTTCCTTTGGGACGACCAGCCGATGGAACACAAGGCGAGGTTGAAACGCTCTTATATGGTTATGCAGGATGTGAACTATGAATTGTTTGCGGAGAGTGTGGGGGCAGAATGTTCCTTCGGAATCCGAAACCCGGATCAAGATTTAGTAGAGGAAACCATGAAGGAATTGGGGCTTACAGCCTACCGGGAACGCCATCCCAACACGCTTTCCGGTGGACAGAAGCAACGTGTGGCTGTGGCAGTCAGCATGATATGTGGAAAAGATTTGCTGGTGTTCGATGAACCCACCAGCGGCTTGGACTTTGACAGCATGGCGCAGGTGGCAGGTCTGATAAAACGGTTATCCGAACAGGGGAAAATCATTTTTATTGTCACCCACGATTTTGAATTTGTCTGCCGTACCTGCTCCCGTGTCCTGCATTTTGATGAAGGGGAAATGCCGGATGACATCCCTGTTGTGATGGATTCCCTTCAAAAGCTCCGGGAACTGTTCTCTGTTTCAGAGAGAAAGGAGATGTGA
- a CDS encoding ATP-binding protein: MCKTLLQSYTQDGSSVFFVTADGSVLSVDGAAAAIDNRGYVSQALRQDNYSAFERVGLNDEYWLFSSLLKAPCVVEGQEIQTVILAWDKEAYSKDMTISIFDGLGYSFLVNADGVITVSPEAVDQGAIGFNIMTTLQEWGIDTSCYETIQSNLKSGTDNAIVCKLGGIQWLMQYHQLEEGNFTFIMIPLALTAAGTYHGLTATTLSALGVFFSLFLFVIYIILSNARKEKLRQKELYEITLAKKAIEAKNDFLAKMSHDIRTPMNGIIGMNYIAASKVGTDDKAVLSSLKKMETASKFLLSLINDILDMSKIESGKMELSSKAFSMDDLLQNIRNMMEITAAEKHLEFKTVFSVSTEYGYLGDALRVNQILMNLLSNAFKFTKQGTVRLEVFAQRADDKNDQVTMVVADTGIGMAQEYLDRLFTPFLQENTETAVNYGGSGLGLSIVKSLVDLMGGTITVHSEKEVGTEFVVSLPLERTAIRMRGIKEDRPSDTDTLAGKRVLIAEDNELNAEITMEVLRMKGLEVDWAQTGKEAVERFLSAEPGYYSIILMDIHMPEMDGLTAAKAIRASGHPDAATIPICALSANAFEDDTAASREAGMNDHLKKPLELDELYAALKKYIK, encoded by the coding sequence ATGTGTAAAACACTTCTTCAAAGTTATACGCAGGATGGCAGCAGTGTTTTCTTTGTGACGGCAGATGGGTCAGTGCTGTCTGTTGACGGCGCAGCCGCCGCCATTGATAATCGGGGCTATGTTAGCCAGGCTTTACGGCAGGATAATTATTCCGCTTTTGAGCGGGTTGGCCTTAACGATGAATACTGGCTCTTTTCTTCCCTGCTTAAAGCGCCTTGTGTGGTGGAGGGACAGGAAATTCAGACGGTAATCCTTGCGTGGGATAAAGAAGCATATTCCAAAGATATGACCATCTCTATTTTTGACGGCCTGGGTTATTCTTTCCTGGTTAATGCAGACGGCGTCATTACGGTATCTCCGGAAGCTGTGGATCAGGGAGCGATCGGCTTCAATATTATGACTACACTGCAGGAATGGGGTATTGATACCTCCTGTTATGAGACAATTCAATCGAATCTGAAAAGCGGAACAGACAATGCCATCGTCTGCAAGCTGGGTGGGATTCAATGGCTTATGCAGTATCATCAGCTGGAGGAAGGGAACTTTACCTTTATCATGATTCCGTTGGCGCTGACAGCGGCTGGAACCTATCACGGATTGACGGCGACGACGCTCTCTGCTTTAGGTGTGTTCTTTTCTCTGTTCCTGTTTGTTATTTATATAATTTTGAGTAACGCAAGGAAAGAGAAGCTGCGCCAGAAAGAACTGTATGAGATTACACTGGCAAAAAAAGCGATAGAAGCGAAGAACGATTTTCTGGCTAAGATGTCCCACGATATTCGGACCCCGATGAATGGCATCATTGGAATGAACTATATTGCAGCATCCAAAGTTGGTACGGATGATAAAGCAGTTTTGTCCAGTTTGAAAAAAATGGAGACGGCCTCTAAGTTTCTGCTGAGCCTTATCAATGATATCCTGGATATGAGCAAGATTGAAAGCGGCAAGATGGAGCTTTCCAGCAAAGCGTTTTCCATGGATGATTTACTGCAGAATATCCGAAATATGATGGAAATTACGGCGGCTGAGAAACATCTGGAGTTCAAAACGGTTTTCAGTGTCAGCACAGAATACGGCTATCTGGGAGATGCCCTTCGCGTGAACCAGATTTTGATGAACCTGCTTTCCAATGCGTTCAAATTCACAAAGCAGGGAACTGTTCGGCTGGAGGTGTTCGCCCAAAGGGCGGATGATAAGAACGATCAGGTCACCATGGTGGTTGCAGATACGGGGATCGGGATGGCACAGGAGTATTTGGATAGGTTGTTTACCCCATTTCTTCAAGAAAACACGGAAACAGCCGTGAACTATGGCGGCAGCGGCTTAGGCCTTTCTATTGTGAAGAGTCTGGTGGATTTGATGGGTGGAACGATTACGGTACATAGCGAAAAAGAGGTTGGAACAGAATTCGTAGTCAGCCTGCCTCTGGAGCGTACAGCTATCCGGATGCGGGGAATCAAGGAGGATAGACCAAGCGATACAGACACCTTGGCGGGGAAACGGGTTCTGATTGCCGAGGATAACGAACTCAACGCAGAGATCACCATGGAAGTCCTGCGAATGAAGGGGCTGGAGGTTGACTGGGCCCAGACGGGCAAAGAGGCGGTAGAGCGTTTCCTGTCGGCCGAACCGGGGTACTATTCCATAATCCTGATGGATATCCATATGCCGGAGATGGACGGCTTGACCGCCGCAAAAGCCATTCGGGCATCCGGACACCCGGACGCGGCCACGATTCCTATCTGTGCGCTTTCTGCCAACGCCTTTGAGGACGATACCGCAGCCTCGCGGGAAGCTGGAATGAACGACCACTTAAAAAAGCCGCTGGAGTTGGATGAACTATATGCGGCCCTTAAAAAATACATCAAATAA